The DNA region GGGCGCTCGGTCGACGAGCCGCGGTTGTTCCTGGCGGGATACGGGCCGCAGGCGTCGACGATCGGGGCGAACCGGGCCGGACGGCTCATCGCCCGCCAGGTGATGGACGTGCTCGCCGCCGCGTGAGCTGGTCAACCTCGCACCGTGCGAGGTGCCGCGCGAACGGTGCGAGGTTCCGGACACCGTGCGAGCCACACGGGCACGCACCGAGTACGGAAGCTCGCACGTTACGAGCCACCGCGGTACGCGGCGCGACGCGGCGGCGCAGGGCGGCGCAGGGCGGGTCAGGCGGGCAGGGGCTCCTGCACGCCACGACGGCGACGGGACGCCGCCAGGAACACCGCGTCGAGCGAGAACCGCCCGGGTCCGGTCAGTGCCACAACGAGCGACCCGACCGCCAGGACGAGCACGTACTCGAACCCGCCGTCCTGCGAGAAGAACCCGGCGGTCGCGTGTGCCAACAGCCCGGCGACGACCATGTCGACGGCGAGCAGGACGCCCACGACGCGGGTCGCGATGCCGAGCACGAGCAGCACGCCGCCGACGAGTTCGAGGCCGGCCACCAGGGGCGCGGCGACGTCGGCGAGCGGGACGCCCATGCCGGAGAAGCCCTGGGCGACGTTCGGGATGCCCTGGGCGAACTTCTGCGCGCCGTGGGCGATGAACACCACCCCGAGGACGATGCGGAGCGCGGTCAGGCCGATGGAGGTCGATGTCGTTCGCATGGCCACGAAGCTAACCGGTGACACGTCATCGATGCCCCTCGTTCGGGGGTCTGCCCGGACATCACCAGAACATGCCCAGGCTGGGGTCCGCCGAAGGGCGGACCCGCTCTCAGGAACCCGAGGTGTCCGTGCCGCGGCCGGTCTGCTGCTGCAGGCGGTCGATGTGCTCCGAGGCCTCGGCCTTGGTCAGGTCGGCGGAGAGCTCCTCGCCGGCTTCGCGGGCCAGGGTGTCGAGGTAGCTGCGCTGCGGTCCGGTCATCGGCTCGTCACCGGTGACCCACTGCTCGGGGTCCTTGCTCGCGTCGGTCGACGGGTCCGGACGGGCGCCGCCGAGGGTCTCTTCTGCATCACTCATGCCGAGGACGCTACGCCGCACCTCCGACGCATCCCGCAGGCGGCGTGTCCCCCGTCAGACCGGCGTGGCCGAGTACCGCACCAGGTCCGGGCCGACCGCACTCGTGGCGATCGG from Curtobacterium sp. MCJR17_020 includes:
- a CDS encoding DUF3072 domain-containing protein — encoded protein: MSDAEETLGGARPDPSTDASKDPEQWVTGDEPMTGPQRSYLDTLAREAGEELSADLTKAEASEHIDRLQQQTGRGTDTSGS
- a CDS encoding DoxX family protein — protein: MRTTSTSIGLTALRIVLGVVFIAHGAQKFAQGIPNVAQGFSGMGVPLADVAAPLVAGLELVGGVLLVLGIATRVVGVLLAVDMVVAGLLAHATAGFFSQDGGFEYVLVLAVGSLVVALTGPGRFSLDAVFLAASRRRRGVQEPLPA